agatagatagatgatagatagataatactgAAAAATACTAATCAGTGAACAGAGTACAGTTTTTTCTTaacaataaacataatttcagcaATAAATATAATCAGATGTATGGTTTACACATTATATAATGATATTATGGCAGGTTAATAGATCGTCTattaaactaataaacaacatATAAAAGGCACTAGcatatttttgccatttaaaCTGCCCGCCAGGTTTATAAGGTGCTGTTATATTTCGCCTCTCTGTACAGAATGTAAAATGAACTTTATCTTTAAGAATTTGAAAAACAATTGGCGAGAAGTTCGACATCgcacaaggtaagcaatttacaatctgacatttacaaaacatACACCGTATTTATAAAACACCCAAAAGCGACATGTTTATGTTTATCGCTCGCCTCATATCAAAATCTCAGGGGTGAAATATGGCGCTAAACACAAAATAAAGCCGCTTTAATCTGTTCTGGTAGTAATACTTCGGCTGCTCCCCATCTCTTCAGGGGCAGATTCTAATGTGACCCACGGATGCTTTATTGCATTGGATTTATAACATAAGGGATTTATAACATAAGGGATTTATAACATAAGGGATTTATAACATAAGGGATTTATAACACAGGCTGGCAGCAGGCTGCGGGTCCGACCAACTTGCTCTCACTGCCCAGGCAGAGTCGCAGCAGCAGCAGTAAGTGAGCAGAGGGACCGAGCCAAGCCTGGGGGAGCTCACTAGTACAACACTATGCTATGTGCTATTGCTGCCACACAAAGGGTCCTTTAATCGCTAAAGTATGCCGCACTGCTCAAGGGAAGACATGCCTTCCCGCTACAGTTGCAGTTCTACTACATGCCATACAGCGACACTACAAATCTACTTTGACGCGAGAGGCCGATGGAGGCAATAGTGCAGTAGGACTAACGTACATACATATAATGAAGGGTTTAGAGGGAGAATGTGCAGCAGTATTACCTGGGAAAGGTGCTTTCCATAAGTGGCCGGATTGGGATTGGTCCTTTGAGCAGTAGACTTGTCCGTCCCAGCCGTTGGGAAGAGCCCAGTGCTGGTAGCCTTCCATAGACAGCAGGGTGTCATGCCTGGGCTCCGGGTGGCTGCTGATGCCTGGCACTACTGACATGTCCAAGTAACCAGGGACCGCCTGGTAGGAGCTGGCAAAACTAGGGTAAAAAGCAAATTCCTTGGCCCTGGAGGAGAATTCTTCGCTGGGCAAGGGGTTGCTGGGCTCGGGGTATTTCTCGGCCGGATGGTAGGAGCAGGGTTTCTGGTGTAAGTTGACGTTGTGGGACTGAGAGAGCCTGCAGCCGTAATAGCTGCTTCCAAATGGGTAGGCATAGCCCAGGGAGGCGTTGGAAGAAGACGGGGGAGCCGTGCATTGCCTGGCGGCTTCTGGAGAGGTAATGTCCGTGTAGACAGGTCCTTGGTGAGACCCAATGGCACTAGAATGGCGCCCCAGAGCGGGGTGAGAGATAAAATCCCTACAGTGGCTGCTTGCACAGTTCCCACTCAGTCCTTCCATGGCTGGGCTTTTCCTGGGATTCTTTTCATTCGGGCTTGTTTCATACACGTACATCAAGGTATCCGCCCAATGTGGATGTAGGATCAGGGAAGTCGTCATAGCATGGTCTGGCCGTGCTTTTAAAAAGTCAGCTTCCCAAAAGAGTCACCTAATTTCCTTCAACATTATTGTGTCAAGTGCGCGCATGCGCCAGGAATGGGGCGGAGGGAAGGTAGGGTGGGGGCGGGGCCAGGGCTTCATTAAGAAATCTGCCAGGAACACGTGATCCCAGCCAAATAGACAACAATGCGCTGGGTCTGGGACACGTGATCTCCCAGGCTGGGTCCCTGCTGGCTGCAATGCCTGGCGCTGAGGGAAGCCAATGGGCCCTAGCCAACGGCCACCGAAAGCCTTACAGGCAAAGGGTGGCACCCAAAGGTGGCCTAGAAGGAAAATAAAAGGCATCGGACTACAGTTTTTAGCATACTCAGAAATCTAGCGGCAGATTAGAAACCACACCAATGCGTCTTTTAAATTTCTTATTTGTATGGGAATTTAAAATCGGGTGATTTACTGCCTATTTCCCAGTACATGCTGTAGTAATCATGTATGTGTTGTCATATTTCATCTGAGATTTGCGGTGAAATCAGCATGGCATGCCTAAAACAGTAAGCAAATATACATTCCGTTTTAGATCTATGATTAATTGTAattgcagagaaaagaaaaactacGAGTTATAGATGGCTGCTTTATGAATGTATCCATTGTTTATATGCTTTCCTTTAATCCACGTTTGGttagtatatttttaaatattcagtATTTATGAATAAATCTTGTAGGCATATAGCTCATTAGTTAATGTCCGAGAAAACTACAGTACTTCGTGCATTCACTACTTACTatgagtttttatttttgtgcacagaacatctatatatctatctatttatctatctatcatctatctacctatcatctatctatctatctatctatctatctatctatttatctatctatcatctatctatttatctatcatctatctatctatctatctatctatctatttatctatctatcatctatctatttatctatcatctatctatctatctatctatcatctatctatctatctatctatctatctatcatctatctatcatcatctatctctatgTAATCTGTGTCTGTCTATAAATATGCCTTTCTCTGGCCAGTTGCAGAATATCTGCAAGTACCCTAACAAAGATGTACTATATAGCAGTTTTATTGTATGCAAACAAATGACTGCCTATGTAGTTATGTATGGGAGATTATAGGAAATTGAGGACAGCTGACCAAAAGTGTACACTGCCAACCCTATATGTATGTGGTTTTGCTTGCGTGTGTATTTGAGGGACAAAGCATGGGGCAAACAGTACAAAGAGCCACTGACCTTTATTTGTGCATAAAGATAAATTAACTTGACTTTTCAAATACTGTGCAGAACGTTCGATATAATAAGTTTCGCAAAAATACAAATCCTATCATAGCATACAAACAAACAATATATGTGCTATGTTGGTATATAAAGTGTGCAGCGGCCTGGCTTCCTCCAGTTTCCTCTGGACATCCTTATGTTTGGAGTAAAGAAGCGAGTCCCTTTCTTTTTGTGACTGTAAATCACATTCTCCAAGAACCATAGTAAACTTGCTTATTGTTCGCTGACCTAAAACAAGGTCCTAGGGACTGACAACCATTTGAAAAAAGTAAGAAGCCACAGAAAGCTCTGCCGCTTCTGATTTCTTTCTGTAGCCAGTCATTGTCCTGCACATTCCTGCTTTTTATTGTTCTGGCTCAGAAATATGTGGAAGGCCAAGGTCAAGTTAAAAATGCTAGACAACCGGAGTCTTAATTAGCGTCTAGACTGGCAGAATTGACTTCAAGATTTCAGAGATTAAAACGGCAAAAAAAGTCAAGCTAAACCGTATATACTTAATATCTAAAGCTTTCTGCGCATGGTTGTTTACTTCAGCCCCAGCCTTGTCTGACATGGCTAATAAAGTTACTAACACTGTAAGAAATACACAATAGTCTATGAGGCAATTCTGTTTACGTTATAACGCAATTATATAGGTTTAAAAAGAGACCATTtccattttttgctttttaattacGAAAATCATCCAGTTCTGTTCCCTGGTTCTTTATCCTTCTAGAAGAAGTTGCAGTTTCTCGAACAAATGGCTTAGTATAAATGGTTAAATATGGGCCACGTAAAGCCAAAACGCCTTTCCAGTCATTGAGAAGTCCCACCTATTTGTTTCTGCCTAGTCTGCAGTGGTGTGAACATACCCTCTGTATTGCAGCAGTTCTCTGGTCAGTGCCCCTCGCCCTACATTAGTCCCTCCTACATAAAGGAATAGGGTGCATTCTAGAACACAGCCTGGATTATTGGGCATTGCACCTTGTTATTTGCAGCCTTCTGCAAGGGTTTTGCAGCTGAAAGCAATATGGAGggcacatttaattaaataattcaccaTATCATTTGCAGATTAAATACATGAACAGACTTGGAAATTAAACATTCCAGCCAACAGCAAATTATATGGATGATCTTTTAATCCATAACGTGCCCTTGTTCAGTCGGATTAACAACAAACTGACATTTGCAGTTATTTACAATCACTATTCCTTAACAAAAGCATaatcacatacacacaaacacacacacacacactgctttgctacacactcacacacaccccGGGCAGGCTAAAATCTATTACCTTCTTTTGTACATTTTGATTCAGACGAATCATCGAATCCTTTATAAAGTGTATAAACAGTAAAACACCCAGtaagtataaatataattaaatcttACTGCAACGACTACACATGTATCCTAGATAAGCAATTTGTCCAAAATGAAACACTATAGGTGCAAAAACGGCACCTCGCTGCACAGCTTTCATTTTGTCAAGGTAATAGACTCATATATAGAATATCTCACTATAGATATATTAATAGATCTAGTTAGATTAATATAGATTAATTCGCAAAGGGTTTGTAGCTGGAAGAAACGAGGGAAATAGATTTTATAGGAGAATCAGAAGAATCTCACTCACACGCACGCTGTTTATAGATTCGGTTCAGTTTTCTCCCTTTCACTCCACAAAAGCAGACAAGACATTTGACTGAAAAGAAGTAAAAATCAAGTAAAAACAAGTGACTGCTAAGGACAGTACTCTCTTGTTAGCATTATTACTGTTTTATAGTTTTGGATCTAATGCTGGATTGTGAATTTCATGGAAATAACAAATGGCTGGGGTAGAAGGATTTCAGTGTGCAGACCCACAGAGCTGAACTCCTGCCTTCCTGCTAGCTCTCTAAGCCATTCCCTCAGTCACGGATGTTGGCCAAGCCTGGGATCCAGGAGGCGTTCCTTGAGACTGGGCCAGCTAGCTGCTATGCAACGCTTTCTTGCACAGACCAGCCTGGCTCGCATCAACAAATCTGTATAGGGAGGTCTGAAATACCGCAGAATTACCCTGTTCTCTGGGTGCTCTC
This sequence is a window from Xenopus tropicalis strain Nigerian chromosome 2, UCB_Xtro_10.0, whole genome shotgun sequence. Protein-coding genes within it:
- the hoxc13 gene encoding homeobox protein Hox-C13 yields the protein MTTSLILHPHWADTLMYVYETSPNEKNPRKSPAMEGLSGNCASSHCRDFISHPALGRHSSAIGSHQGPVYTDITSPEAARQCTAPPSSSNASLGYAYPFGSSYYGCRLSQSHNVNLHQKPCSYHPAEKYPEPSNPLPSEEFSSRAKEFAFYPSFASSYQAVPGYLDMSVVPGISSHPEPRHDTLLSMEGYQHWALPNGWDGQVYCSKDQSQSGHLWKAPFPDVVPLQPEVSNYRRGRKKRVPYTKIQLKELEKEYAASKFITKEKRRRISTATSLSERQVTIWFQNRRVKEKKVVTKCKTAHLHNT